A window of the Branchiostoma floridae strain S238N-H82 chromosome 12, Bfl_VNyyK, whole genome shotgun sequence genome harbors these coding sequences:
- the LOC118427117 gene encoding E3 ubiquitin-protein ligase TRIM56-like produces MAESKLLNRLTEDFLECQICLQPYRRPKVLSCLHSFCLQCLEELLKKQKVKTELDCPTCRSKTLLPGGGVAELKDNFFVESLKDTVDVHKKLTNEGESLVCGSCETKSGAESFCTECGDFLCDECVAIHSRIKVTRGHQVICVEQLKAESDTVKIKPRPLPSCRIHSQETLKLFCVDCNEAICQLCTVLSHKDHLYEYFADTALKAKEDIRALLAKTETKMVDLTNAGQKTHAQKTELEKNVTESIEKIKRKAERTRRELVALVNQQEAELLSYVNALSQTRSKEFSTAIEEIETATVALESAAEFGRNIVERGSEFDMMTVSGEVSGRLKNLLQVDLTDIKDGLPAKAYIFCEEDKTANMVKPHLGKVKTTRDSGYPTARHTIGTTGRLGPTSLGTHYRGQDHEGLVQLKDGIQYFTVPDTGQYRVEAAVEVQAEFDYEAMLDDELTLKIGDIITNVKQQDGGWWEGELNGKKGWFPANFVTVRQRRRGQYCNTC; encoded by the exons atggcggaatcGAAACTTTTGAATCGGCTCACAGAAGACTTCCTCGAGTGTCAGATCTGCCTGCAGCCCTACCGCCGGCCCAAGGTACTGTCTTGTCTTCATTCTTTCTGCCTGCAGTGTCTTGAAGAGCTTTTGAAGAAACAAAAGGTGAAAACAGAGCTTGACTGCCCTACCTGTCGCAGCAAGACTTTACTTCCGGGTGGCGGGGTCGCGGAGCTGAAAGATAATTTCTTCGTGGAGAGCCTGAAGGACACGGTGGACGTCCACAAGAAGCTGACTAATGAAGGAGAGAGTCTGGTCTGTGGGAGCTGTGAGACCAAGTCAGGAGCGGAGTCCTTCTGTACGGAATGTGGCGACTTTCTGTGTGACGAATGTGTAGCAATTCACAGTCGTATAAAGGTCACCAGAGGTCACCAGGTGATCTGCGTAGAGCAGCTCAAGGCCGAGTCCGACACCGTTAAGATCAAGCCTCGACCACTGCCATCGTGTAGGATCCACTCACAGGAGACTCTGAAGTTGTTCTGTGTCGACTGTAACGAGGCTATCTGTCAACTGTGCACCGTGCTGTCCCACAAGGACCACCTGTACGAGTATTTCGCCGACACAGCCTTGAAGGCAAAAGAAGACATACGCGCTCTTCTTGCGAAAACAGAGACGAAAATGGTGGATCTTACGAATGCTGGTCAAAAGACACACGCACAGAAGACAGAGTTGGAGAAAAATGTCACTGAAAGCATCGAAAAGATCAAGAGGAAAGCAGAACGAACTAGGAGGGAGTTGGTTGCGTTGGTCAATCAACAAGAGGCCGAGTTACTGAGTTATGTGAACGCGTTGAGCCAGACCCGGAGTAAGGAGTTCTCCACCGCTATAGAAGAGATAGAAACGGCGACCGTGGCGTTAGAGAGCGCGGCAGAGTTCGGACGGAACATCGTTGAACGCGGGTCGGAGTTTGACATGATGACGGTCAGTGGAGAAGTGAGCGGTAGACTGAAGAACCTGTTACAGGTAGATCTTACTGACATTAAAGATGGATTACCTGCGAAAGCATACATCTTTTGTGAAGAGGACAAAACGGCAAACATGGTCAAGCCTCACTTGGGAAAAGTCAAGACAACGCGAG ATTCAGGTTACCCCACTGCCCGTCACACCATCGGTACCACCGGCCGTCTGGGCCCGACCAGCCTGGGGACCCACTACCGCGGACAGGACCACGAGGGGCTGGTGCAGCTGAAGGACGGGATTCAGTACTTCACTGTACCAGATACCGGGCAGTACAGGGTAGAGGCAGCAG TTGAGGTACAGGCGGAGTTTGACTATGAGGCCATGCTGGATGACGAGCTGACGTTAAAGATTGGTGACATCATCACCAACGTGAAGcaacaagatggcggctggtgGGAGGGCGAACTAAACGGGAAGAAGGGCTGGTTTCCTGCTAACTTTGTCACGGTTAGACAGAGGAGAAGGGGGCAGTACTGCAACACATGTTGA